The following proteins come from a genomic window of Trifolium pratense cultivar HEN17-A07 linkage group LG4, ARS_RC_1.1, whole genome shotgun sequence:
- the LOC123921852 gene encoding protein PATRONUS 2 isoform X1: MAKFVAPGRLMIKDDNLDLQNPKNAVSNVKSKISKTNGKKGGSGMGGRKALNDITNKKSIQPEASSRKKNLPKEEINIKEEMFSHNHTKCIESQKAAMVNFNLEAVLPPDDGIPILEQIKVPGSPRCYPEPVERPMSDFSVWLDNPKQWNSPPPSPLSHDSPPSSPLAWQFKDVEFVPKEEIDV; the protein is encoded by the exons ATGGCTAAATTTGTTGCTCCTGGTCGcttgatgattaaagatgatAACTTGGATCTTCAAAACCCTAAAA ATGCTGTATCGAATGTCAAGTCAAAGATTTCTAAGACAAATGGAAAGAAAGGCGGTTCAGGGATGGGAGGTCGAAAGGCACTAAACGATAtcacaaacaaaaaatcaattcaaCCTGAAGCCTCATCTAGGAAAAAGAATTTACCTAAGGAAGAGATTAATATAAAGGAGGAAATGTTCTCACACAATCATACAAAGTGCATTGAGTCCCAGAAAGCTGCAATGGTTAATTTCAATCTTGAGGCTGTTCTTCCTCCAGATG ATGGCATACCTATTCTAGAGCAGATAAAG GTTCCCGGTTCCCCTCGATGCTACCCAGAACCAGTGGAACGGCCAATGTCCGATTTTTCTGTCTGGTTGGACAATCCAAAGCAGTGGAACTCTCCTCCTCCTTCTCCATTATCACATGATTCTCCACCATCGTCACCCTTAGCATGGCAATTTAAAGACGTGGAGTTTGTCCCGAAAGAAGAAATTGATGTGTAA
- the LOC123921852 gene encoding protein PATRONUS 2 isoform X2, with translation MAKFVAPGRLMIKDDNLDLQNPKNAVSNVKSKISKTNGKKGGSGMGGRKALNDITNKKSIQPEASSRKKNLPKEEINIKEEMFSHNHTKCIESQKAAMVNFNLEAVLPPDGSRFPSMLPRTSGTANVRFFCLVGQSKAVELSSSFSIIT, from the exons ATGGCTAAATTTGTTGCTCCTGGTCGcttgatgattaaagatgatAACTTGGATCTTCAAAACCCTAAAA ATGCTGTATCGAATGTCAAGTCAAAGATTTCTAAGACAAATGGAAAGAAAGGCGGTTCAGGGATGGGAGGTCGAAAGGCACTAAACGATAtcacaaacaaaaaatcaattcaaCCTGAAGCCTCATCTAGGAAAAAGAATTTACCTAAGGAAGAGATTAATATAAAGGAGGAAATGTTCTCACACAATCATACAAAGTGCATTGAGTCCCAGAAAGCTGCAATGGTTAATTTCAATCTTGAGGCTGTTCTTCCTCCAGATG GTTCCCGGTTCCCCTCGATGCTACCCAGAACCAGTGGAACGGCCAATGTCCGATTTTTCTGTCTGGTTGGACAATCCAAAGCAGTGGAACTCTCCTCCTCCTTCTCCATTATCACATGA